In Chromobacterium rhizoryzae, one genomic interval encodes:
- a CDS encoding efflux transporter outer membrane subunit — protein MTLWKSNLTVLGLALLLAGCQSTPYQRQALEAPAQWRGAPSHAQADMSRERWWQGFDDAGLLAVLEQARSRNPDLSIALLKLRKAQLAAGLERSDALPSLSGDINAGTKRTLGESSAWSRSSGGSLNTSYELDLWGRVDARLRAADQEFRASAYDEAAARLLSDSAAAGLYWDIAALKARQTLGQADLADLRRIQALAEAKWRAGATSEQDVTQARSAVLSQQADLLGLAEERGQKENALALLLDHPSGAALPAIAALPLEPALPAINAGLPSSLLERRPDLMAAEARLRGKLAKVDQERAAFFPALKLTGSLGSSSGALSSLVQNPLLTLGASLSLPFLEWRKQGLQLKSSQADYELETVSFRKTLYSAYQEVDNALSARQRLQGSARLQADALALNRRSEQLAESRYRAGAVDVQTWLDAAKARRGSESALIRLRQEQLKNLADVYKVLGGAPSA, from the coding sequence TTGACGCTTTGGAAATCCAATCTCACTGTTTTGGGCCTGGCCCTCTTGCTGGCCGGCTGCCAGAGCACGCCGTATCAGCGCCAAGCGCTGGAAGCGCCGGCGCAATGGCGCGGCGCCCCGTCCCACGCCCAGGCGGACATGAGCCGCGAGCGCTGGTGGCAAGGCTTTGACGACGCCGGTTTGCTGGCGGTGCTGGAGCAGGCGCGCAGCCGCAACCCGGATCTGAGCATCGCCCTGCTCAAGCTGCGCAAGGCCCAGCTCGCGGCAGGTTTGGAGCGCAGCGACGCCTTGCCCTCCTTGAGCGGCGACATCAATGCCGGGACCAAGCGCACGCTGGGAGAGTCCTCGGCCTGGAGCCGCAGCAGCGGCGGCAGCTTGAACACCAGTTACGAGCTGGACCTATGGGGGCGGGTGGACGCGCGCTTGCGCGCGGCGGATCAGGAGTTCCGCGCCAGCGCCTATGACGAAGCCGCGGCCCGCCTGTTGTCGGACAGCGCCGCCGCCGGCCTGTACTGGGACATCGCCGCGCTCAAGGCGCGGCAGACGCTGGGGCAGGCGGATCTGGCGGACCTGCGCCGCATCCAGGCGCTGGCGGAAGCCAAATGGCGCGCCGGCGCGACGAGCGAACAGGACGTCACCCAGGCGCGCAGCGCGGTGCTGAGTCAACAGGCGGACTTATTGGGGCTGGCCGAGGAGCGCGGGCAAAAGGAAAACGCTTTGGCGCTATTGCTGGACCACCCGTCCGGCGCGGCGCTGCCGGCTATCGCCGCGCTGCCGCTGGAGCCCGCCTTGCCGGCGATAAACGCCGGCCTGCCCAGCAGCCTGTTGGAGCGGCGGCCGGACCTGATGGCCGCGGAAGCGCGCTTGCGCGGCAAGCTGGCCAAGGTGGACCAGGAGCGCGCGGCCTTCTTCCCGGCGCTGAAACTGACCGGTTCGCTGGGCTCCAGCAGCGGCGCGCTGAGCAGCCTGGTGCAAAACCCGCTGCTGACGCTGGGCGCGTCCCTGTCCTTGCCCTTCCTTGAGTGGCGCAAGCAAGGCCTGCAATTGAAGAGCAGCCAGGCTGATTACGAGCTGGAAACCGTCAGTTTCCGCAAGACCTTGTACAGCGCTTATCAAGAGGTGGACAACGCGCTGAGCGCGCGCCAGCGGCTGCAAGGCTCCGCTCGCTTGCAAGCCGACGCGCTGGCCTTGAACCGGCGCAGCGAACAACTGGCGGAAAGCCGCTACCGCGCCGGGGCGGTTGACGTGCAAACCTGGCTGGACGCGGCCAAGGCGCGGCGCGGCAGCGAGTCCGCGCTGATCCGGCTGCGTCAGGAGCAATTGAAAAACCTGGCGGATGTTTACAAGGTGTTGGGCGGCGCGCCAAGCGCCTGA
- the macB gene encoding macrolide ABC transporter ATP-binding protein/permease MacB, with the protein MSGASLTLSGVWRRFPSGDEEVAVLKEVSLDIRAGEMVAIIGASGSGKSTLMNILGCLDQPSAGHYQVGGRDVGALDKDQLATLRREHFGFIFQRYHLLPHLSAIDNVAMPAVYAGMSQEARRERARQLLARLGLAGKEDYRPGQLSGGQQQRVSIARALMNGGDIILADEPTGALDSHSGEEVMAILKELHAAGHTIIIVTHDPSIAAQTERIIEIRDGEILRDSAADAPRPVVDAREPRRPKPGPAWRERMSEAFKMAMLAMLANRLRTVLTMLGIIIGITSVVSIIAVGEGARNYVLNDIRSIGTNTITVYRGKDWGDDKADGVRTFLPGDLAALAEEPYVDSVSPVTSNSLRIRYRNVDVNASVSGVDSTYLRVRGLKVVAGLGFSRDDVRMQRQVVVIDNNARRKLFADADAIGQVVLVGSVPATVIGVVETKDNGGGKSLQMWMPYSTAGSRLFGQAYFDYMVVRIQEGQPTALAEKGISQLLTLRHGGKDFFTFNMDEVLKTVENTSRTLALLLTLIAVISLVVGGIGVMNIMLVSVTERTREIGIRMAVGARQSDVLQQFLTEAVLVCLVGGAIGIGLSYGISFVFALLVSKWKMALSLKAILLAVACSTAIGVVFGYLPARSAARLNPIDALARE; encoded by the coding sequence ATGAGCGGAGCCAGCCTGACGCTGTCCGGAGTGTGGCGCCGGTTTCCGTCCGGCGATGAAGAAGTGGCGGTGCTCAAGGAGGTCAGCCTGGACATCCGCGCCGGCGAGATGGTGGCCATCATCGGCGCCTCCGGTTCCGGCAAGTCCACGCTGATGAACATCCTGGGCTGCCTGGATCAGCCCTCGGCCGGTCATTACCAGGTGGGCGGGCGCGACGTGGGCGCGCTGGACAAGGACCAGCTGGCCACGCTGCGGCGCGAGCATTTCGGTTTCATCTTTCAGCGCTACCACCTGTTGCCGCATCTGAGCGCCATCGACAATGTGGCGATGCCGGCGGTGTACGCCGGCATGAGCCAGGAAGCGCGGCGCGAACGCGCGCGCCAGCTGCTGGCGCGGCTGGGCCTGGCCGGCAAGGAAGACTACCGCCCGGGCCAGCTGTCCGGCGGCCAGCAGCAGCGCGTGTCCATCGCCCGGGCGCTGATGAACGGCGGCGACATCATCCTGGCCGACGAACCCACCGGCGCCTTGGACAGCCACAGCGGCGAAGAAGTGATGGCCATCCTCAAGGAACTGCACGCCGCCGGTCACACCATCATCATCGTCACCCACGACCCGTCCATCGCCGCGCAGACCGAACGCATCATCGAGATCCGCGACGGCGAGATCCTGCGCGACAGCGCCGCCGACGCGCCGCGTCCGGTTGTGGACGCGCGCGAGCCGCGCCGGCCCAAGCCCGGCCCGGCCTGGCGCGAACGCATGAGCGAAGCCTTCAAGATGGCCATGCTCGCCATGCTGGCCAACCGGCTGCGCACCGTGCTCACCATGCTGGGCATCATCATCGGCATCACCTCGGTGGTGTCCATCATCGCGGTGGGCGAGGGCGCGCGCAATTACGTGCTGAACGACATCCGCTCCATCGGCACCAACACCATCACCGTGTACCGCGGCAAGGACTGGGGCGACGACAAGGCCGACGGCGTGCGTACCTTCTTGCCCGGCGATCTGGCCGCGCTGGCCGAGGAACCCTATGTGGACAGCGTGTCGCCGGTCACCAGCAACAGCCTGCGCATCCGCTACCGCAATGTCGACGTCAACGCCTCGGTGTCCGGCGTGGACAGCACGTATTTGCGCGTGCGCGGCTTGAAAGTGGTTGCCGGCCTGGGTTTCAGCCGCGACGACGTGCGCATGCAGCGCCAGGTGGTGGTGATAGACAACAACGCCCGCCGCAAACTGTTCGCCGACGCGGACGCCATCGGCCAAGTGGTGCTGGTGGGCAGCGTGCCGGCCACCGTGATCGGCGTGGTGGAAACCAAGGACAACGGCGGCGGCAAATCGCTGCAAATGTGGATGCCCTACAGCACCGCCGGCAGCCGGCTGTTCGGCCAGGCTTATTTCGACTACATGGTGGTGCGCATCCAGGAAGGCCAGCCCACCGCGCTGGCCGAAAAGGGGATCAGCCAACTGCTGACCTTGCGCCATGGCGGCAAGGACTTCTTCACCTTCAATATGGACGAGGTGCTGAAAACGGTGGAAAACACCAGTCGCACCCTGGCCCTGTTGCTGACCCTGATCGCGGTGATTTCACTGGTGGTGGGCGGCATCGGCGTGATGAACATCATGCTGGTGTCGGTGACCGAGCGCACCCGTGAAATCGGCATCCGCATGGCGGTGGGCGCGCGCCAGTCCGACGTCTTGCAGCAATTTCTGACCGAGGCGGTGCTGGTCTGCCTGGTGGGCGGGGCCATCGGCATCGGCCTGTCCTACGGCATCAGCTTTGTGTTCGCGCTCTTGGTCAGCAAGTGGAAAATGGCCCTGTCGCTGAAGGCCATCCTCCTGGCGGTGGCGTGTTCCACCGCCATCGGCGTGGTGTTCGGCTATCTGCCGGCGCGCAGCGCGGCGCGTTTGAATCCGATTGACGCCTTGGCGCGGGAGTAA